CGGAAATAGCCGTCCTGCGGAAAGGCGACGAGCTGAATATCTATGTATGGCTTCAGCTCCTCGCGCACCTCGATCAGCGCGTCGACATTGATCATCCGCGGATCGGAGGTGTCGACATGGCTGCGGATCGCGAGCGTGCCCTTGGCGACGGACCAGCGGGCGAGCTCGCGCACGCGGTTCTTGATCGCGTCACCGGTCAGATGCGGCTTCAGTTCGCTCCAGAGCTGGATGCCCTCGAGCAGCGTGCCTGACTGGTTGAGGCGCGGTTCCCCGAGACTGAGGGTGGAATCGAGATGAAAATGCGGGTCGATGAAGGGCGGCGTCACGAGGCAGCCGCCCGCATCGATGGTCCGCCCCGCCTCGCCGGTCACGTTCGGGCCGACATCAAGGATCTTCCCGCCCTCGATGGCGATGGATTGGCCCGTGCGGCCGTCGGGAAGCGTCGCGTTGGAGATCAGGATATCGAGCATCGTTGAAACCTTTTGATCAGACCCGGTCGCCGCGCCGGAACGGCACCAGCAACGCCTTCGGATAACGAGCCCGCCGCGCCATGACCACCATGGCGGCGATGGAGAGCAGATAGGGGGCCATGAGGAAGAACTGGTAGGGGATCTGCGCGCCCGCAAGCTGCTGCGCGCGGACCTGCAGGGCGTCGAGCCCGGCGAAGAGTAGTGCCCCGAGAAGTGCCTTGCCCGGACGCCAGGAGGCGAAGATCACCAGCGCGACGCAGATCCAGCCGCGGCCGTTGATCATCCCGAAATAGAAGGCGTCGAAGGCACTCATGGTGATGAAAGCTCCGCCCACGGCCATGAAGGCGCTGCCGACCATCACGGCGCCGGTGCGGACCGCCAGCACGTCGATGCCCTGACTCTCGACCGCGACCGGGTTCTCCCCCGCCATGCGGACAGCGAGGCCGAGCGGCGTGCGCTCCAGCACGTACCAGACGGCGGGAACGGAGAGCAGAGCCAGGTAGGTCAGCGGCGTCTGGGTGAAGAGCGCCTCCCCGATCACAGGGATGTCGGAGAGGATGGGAACGGCGAAGGGCTGGAAGGGCGTGATCTTCGGCGGGGTCGTCGCATTCGGCAGCAGCATGCGGAAGACATAGTAGCTGAGCGAGGAGGCGAAGAGCGTGATCCCGATGCCGGTCACATGCTGGGAGAGGCCGAGATAGACCGTGAAACCCGCGTGAAACATGCCGAACAGCGCACCGATGAAGGCAGCGAAGACAATCCCGCCCCAGAGATCTCCACCTTGGTAGACCCACATCCATCCGGCCATCGCGCCCATCGTCATGATGCCCTCGATGCCGAGATTGAGCACCCCTGCCCGCTCGCAGATCAGCTCCCCGAGGGTGCCGAGGATGAGCGGGCTGACGATGCGGATGGTCGCGGCCCAGAAGCCGGCGGTGAGGAGGATTTCGAGCAGGTCGCCGATCATCGCCTCAGCTCCAGCGGATGCGGTAGCGGGTCAGCATGACGCTGACCAGGATGGTCAGGACCGAGAGGCCGACCAGCACGTCCGCGATATAGGTCGGGATGTCCGTCGTCCGGCTCATCGCGTCGGCGCCAACATAGACCGCCGAGATGAAGAAGGCCGAGAGGATGACGCCGAGCGGATGGAGCTGCGCCAGCATGGCGACGGCAATGCCCGCATAGCCGAAGCCGGGCGACAGATCGAGCGTGAGATACCCCTTCAGCCCCGCCACCTCGCTGACGCCTGCGATCCCGGCGAGACCGCCGGAGATCAGCGCGGTGCGGATCACCGTCGCATTGACGCCGATGCCGGCGAACCCGGCGGCGGAGGCATTGAGACCTACGGCGCGGATCTCGTAGCCCCAGACGGTGAAGCGCATCAGTGCCCAAGCGAGAACCGCAGCGACCAGCGCGAAGATGAAACCGAGATGCAGACGCCCCTTGGCCAGCAGCGGCGGCCAGACCCCCTCGTCCACGATCGGCGCGGCCTGCGGCCAGCCGAGAGACATCGGATCCTTCCACGGACCTTCGAGAAGGTAGCCGACCAGCAGCAGGATGACGAAGTTCAGCAGCAGCGTCGTCACCACCTCGTCGACCTTCATGTGGGTCTTCAGCAGCACCGGCACGATCAGGATCGCGCCGCCCGCGATGGCGCCGACCAGCATCAGGAAGGGGATCATCAGGAAAGGCGGCAGGCCGACCAGGCCTGTGCCGAAGAAGGTGGCGGCGAGCGCGCCGCAATAGAGCTGCCCTTCGGCGCCGATATTGTAGAACTTCGCCCGGAAAGCGACGGCGGCGGCGAGGCCGGTGAAGATCAGTGGCGTGGTGCGGGTAAGAGTTTCGTTGATCGCAAAGGCGGAGCCGAGGGCGCCTCTCAACAACGCCCAGTAAGAGGCGAGCACCGCCTCACCCGCCCAGAGAATCAGTCCGGCACCGAGTACCAGGGCCGCCAGGACAGCGAGAACGGGCGCCAGAATGACGCGCCAGACCTCGACCTGTTGACGTGCCTCGATACGCATCAGGCGGCCTCCGCGCCGTGTCCGGACATCATCAGGCCGACCTCACCCACTGTAAGCTCCGAAACCGGCCGCGCCGGCGTCAGGTGACCGTGATACATGACGGCGATGCGGTCGCTGAGCGCGAAGAGCTCATCCAGGTCCTCGGAGATCAGCAGGATGCCGGCGCCATCTTTGCGGGCCTCAAGCAGGCGGCGCTGCACATAAGCGATCGCACCCTCGTCGAGGCCGCGCACCGGCTGGTTCGCGAGAATAAAGCGCGGTCCGCGCGACAGCACCCGGGCAAGGATGAGCTTCTGCATGTTACCGCCTGAAAGCAAACGGGTTTCAGCTTCCGGGCCTTCGCAGCGGATGTCGAATTCCTGGATCAACTCGCGGGTGCGTTCAAGTGCCTTTCCCTTGTCGATGACGATCCCGGCGCGGGCGATCTCCCGACTGCGACGCTCCTCGCTGATGATGTTTTCCCAGAGCGGCATCTCGCCGACCACGCCCGTCGCATGACGATCCTCCGGGATGCGGGCAACGCCGCGCGCCACCAGTTCCGTCGGATCGTCTGTTCCGGGGGCGCCGAGAATTTGGACATCGCCGCTGTTGGCGAGGGCAAGACCGGAGAGCAGGCTGGCGAGCGTGCGCTGGCCGTTGCCGGCAACCCCGGCGAGGCCGACGATCTCGTGGGCCCGGATATCCAAGCTGACGGATTTGAGGCTTTGCGCCTCGGAGACTGCCTTGCAGGAGACGCCGGCGAGCCGCACGACGGGTGCGCCCGGCGCCATCGCCTCGGCGGTCGGTCGCCTCACCTCCTCGCCCACCATCATGCGCGCCAGGCCGGCGCGGTCTGCCTCGAAGGTCTTCACGGTCCCGGCGACAGCGCCTCGGCGAAGTACCACGACACGGTCTGTATGGTTCAGGATCTCGTTCAGCTTGTGGGAAATGAAGATCACCGCGAGGCCGCGCGCGGTCAGCTTCTTCAGGGTCTGGAAGAGACTGTCGGATTCCTGCGGCGTCAGCACCGCGGTCGGCTCGTCCAGAATCAGGATGCGGGCATCGCGATAGAGCGCCTTCAGGATCTCGACCCGCTGGCGCTCGCCGACGGAAAGCTCGCCGACCGGTTTGTCCGGATCCGCATCAAGACCGTACTCGACGGCCATGGAGGCGATCTTCTTGCGTGCCGATCGGATGTTCCGGCGCCAGGCGAAAAGCGGTTCGGTCCCGAGCGTGATGTTCTCCAGGACCGTCAGGTTCTCGGCCAGCGTGAAATGCTGGTGCACCATGCCGATCCCGGCATGGATCGCGGCATCGGTCGAGCCCGGCGGCAGCGGCGCGCCGTCGATCAGGATCTCCCCCTCGTCCGCCACATAATGGCCGAAGAGGATGTTCATCAGCGTGGTCTTGCCGGCGCCGTTTTCGCCGAGCAGCGCCAGGACCTCGCCCGCCCTCAGGTCGAGCGAGATCGCATCGTTCGCCGTCAGCGGGCCGAAGCGCTTGGTGACGCCCCTGAAGGAAAGCAGGGGCGTCACGGTTTCAGATGTTCGCGTCACGGGGAATGCCCCGGTCCGGATCAGAAGGTGGATTTCGGCTCTTCGTCGTTGATCTCGACCACGAATTCGCCGGAAAGGATCTTCGCCTTCAGATCCTCGACCTTGGCCTTCGCTTCCGCCGGGATCTTGTCCTCGAACTCATAATACGGGGCAAGGCTGGCGCCGCCCTTCTGCATCATGGTCCATTCCTTGTAGTCCTCGGCCTTGAAGTTGCCGGCCTTCACAAGGTCGATCGCATGGGCGATGGCCGCTTCCATGTGCCAGAGCGCGGAGGTCACCACGACATTGGTGCCGTTCTCTTCCTTGTTCATGTCGTTCACGTTGCCGAAGGCGATGATGCCCTTCTCGCGCGCCGCATCGACCACGCCGGCGCGCTCCGCATAAAGCACGTCGACGCCGGCCTCGATCTGCGCGAAGGCGGCTTCCTTGGCTTTCGGCGGGTCGTACCAGGAACCGATGAAGGTCACCTTGAACTGAATGTCCGGATCGACCGAGCGGGCGCCGTTCATGAATGCGTGGAACAGCCGGTTCACCTCGCCGATCGGATAGCCGCCGACCATGCCGATCTTCTTGGACTTGGTCATGTGACCGGCGATGATGCCCATCAGGTAGCAGGGCTCGTGGATATAGTTGTCGAAGACCGAGAAGTTGCTGCCGTGCGGCTTGAACGGATCGCCCATCAGGAAGGCGACATTCGGATACTCGTCCGCAACCTTGCGCGCCTCGCGGCTGATGCCGAAAGCCTCGCCGACAATGAGTTGGACACCGCTCTCGGCATACTCGCGCAGCACACGGATATAGTCGGTGTTGGAGACCTTCTCCGAATAGGAATACTCGATCTTGCCTGCGGCCTTGGCGGCCTCGAGGCCCTGGTGCAGCCGCGCATCCCACTTCTGCTGGATCGGCTGGGTGTAGATACCCGCGACCTTGATCTTGTCGGCAGCGTTGGCGGCCACCGGCAGCATGGAAACGGCGCTGAGAGCGGCCAGCGTGGTTAGTGCCTGGCGGCGCGAAATGAAAGTCATATCAGTCCCCCGAAAAGCGAAACGGCCTGTGCTCCGGACCCCTCCGGACACATTGAGCTCGATTTCTTTTTGCCAAATCCTCCCGCCGCACCCGTGGCATTCTTCTGCGCATTGCCCCTTTCTGCGGGGAGCCCGGACCGGGCCGGGCCAGCGATGCCATCGTGTGTGACAGTTCGATTTCAGCTTTTTGACTTTGGATTGTCAATGGAACCCGGAGAGGCGCTGAGCCTCCGCCGAGGACATTTGTTACGGCATTGTAGGAGATGTGCAGCCCCAGTCCCGTTCCGCCCTGACCCAACTTCGTGGTGAAGAACGGGTTGAAGATCTGATCGACGATGCCTTGCGTCATGCCGATTCCGTCGTCCTCGATAGTGATGGATATCGACGTCGCATCCGGCTCGGATATTGTCAGACGAACGGTTCCGGTTCCTTCCGGAAAAGCATGCTTTACCGCGTTGTCGACGAGGTTTGTTATGACCTGTCCGATTTCGCCCGGATAGCTGTCCAGCTGGATCTCTGCCGGAATCTCTCCGACAACGACGTTAATGGACCTGCTTATCGACGGCTGCAGGGTGAGCACGATACCGCCGATCAGGTCGTTGAGCTTGAAGACACGTCTGTAGGAGGCCGTGCGGTCCACAGCGACCTGCTTGAAATTGCTCACGAGATTGCAGGCACGCTCGACATTCATCTCGGCGACGGATGTCCCTCATCGCATCCGGTAAGCGAAAACAGGCTGACAAGGATCGCAAAGCCGGATTTCACAGGCCGCATGGGGATCTCCGCCAAGGTTGAGCGGCAAATTTTTCTCACTTTTGAGATAATGACTCGTAAACGCGTGACTCGGGCATGCCCCGATCTTTCCCGCGAGGCACTGCACTGACGATCCGAATCAGGTATCAAGGGCCGATCATTTAGGAGGAGGAAGCAATGGCGGAGTTGGAAGTTTATCTGTCGGGCGAGATCCATACCGATTGGCGCAAGGAGATCGAGGACGCGGCGAAGAGCGCTTCTCTCGATATCGCCTTCACCGCTCCCGTGACGGTGCACGAGAACAGCGACGATTGCGGCGTGACGATCCTCGGCGCCGAGGAGAACAATTTCTGGGCCGATCACAAGGGGGCCAAGATCAATGCGATCCGGACACGCACCCTGATCGAGCGCGCCGACGTGGTCGTGGTCCGCTTCGGCGACAAATACAAGCAATGGAACGCGGCGTTCGATGCCGGTTATGCGGCGGCGCTCGGCAAGCCCTTGATCGTGCAGCACGACCCCTCGCTGACCCACCCTCTGAAAGAGGTCGACGGTGCGGCCCTTGCCGTCGCCGAAACGCCGGCGCAGGTCGCGGCGATCCTGCGCTACGTGATGACGGGCGAACTCCAGTCGGCGGTATAAGCAGATGAAGCATATCGGCATCGTCGGGTGTTCGGCCGAGGGCGCGGCCTTGTGCTACCGCACGATCTGTTCGGAGGGTGCGGAGCGACTCGGCGCACACGTCCATCCGGATATCTCGATGCATACGCCCTCGCTGTCGCGCTATGTCGCCTGCCTGGAAGCCGGTGACATCAACGGCGTGGCCGATCTCATGCTGGATTCGGCCAGGCGGCTGGAGCATGCCGGAGCCGATTTCCTGATCTGCCCCGACAATACGATTCACCAGGCTTTTCCGCTCCTTACGGGGCGATCTCCGCTTCCCTGGGTGCATATCGCGGAAGCGG
The nucleotide sequence above comes from Nisaea sediminum. Encoded proteins:
- a CDS encoding ABC transporter permease; this translates as MIGDLLEILLTAGFWAATIRIVSPLILGTLGELICERAGVLNLGIEGIMTMGAMAGWMWVYQGGDLWGGIVFAAFIGALFGMFHAGFTVYLGLSQHVTGIGITLFASSLSYYVFRMLLPNATTPPKITPFQPFAVPILSDIPVIGEALFTQTPLTYLALLSVPAVWYVLERTPLGLAVRMAGENPVAVESQGIDVLAVRTGAVMVGSAFMAVGGAFITMSAFDAFYFGMINGRGWICVALVIFASWRPGKALLGALLFAGLDALQVRAQQLAGAQIPYQFFLMAPYLLSIAAMVVMARRARYPKALLVPFRRGDRV
- a CDS encoding ATP-binding protein, which produces MNVERACNLVSNFKQVAVDRTASYRRVFKLNDLIGGIVLTLQPSISRSINVVVGEIPAEIQLDSYPGEIGQVITNLVDNAVKHAFPEGTGTVRLTISEPDATSISITIEDDGIGMTQGIVDQIFNPFFTTKLGQGGTGLGLHISYNAVTNVLGGGSAPLRVPLTIQSQKAEIELSHTMASLARPGPGSPQKGAMRRRMPRVRREDLAKRNRAQCVRRGPEHRPFRFSGD
- a CDS encoding BMP family protein — protein: MTFISRRQALTTLAALSAVSMLPVAANAADKIKVAGIYTQPIQQKWDARLHQGLEAAKAAGKIEYSYSEKVSNTDYIRVLREYAESGVQLIVGEAFGISREARKVADEYPNVAFLMGDPFKPHGSNFSVFDNYIHEPCYLMGIIAGHMTKSKKIGMVGGYPIGEVNRLFHAFMNGARSVDPDIQFKVTFIGSWYDPPKAKEAAFAQIEAGVDVLYAERAGVVDAAREKGIIAFGNVNDMNKEENGTNVVVTSALWHMEAAIAHAIDLVKAGNFKAEDYKEWTMMQKGGASLAPYYEFEDKIPAEAKAKVEDLKAKILSGEFVVEINDEEPKSTF
- a CDS encoding ABC transporter ATP-binding protein, translating into MTRTSETVTPLLSFRGVTKRFGPLTANDAISLDLRAGEVLALLGENGAGKTTLMNILFGHYVADEGEILIDGAPLPPGSTDAAIHAGIGMVHQHFTLAENLTVLENITLGTEPLFAWRRNIRSARKKIASMAVEYGLDADPDKPVGELSVGERQRVEILKALYRDARILILDEPTAVLTPQESDSLFQTLKKLTARGLAVIFISHKLNEILNHTDRVVVLRRGAVAGTVKTFEADRAGLARMMVGEEVRRPTAEAMAPGAPVVRLAGVSCKAVSEAQSLKSVSLDIRAHEIVGLAGVAGNGQRTLASLLSGLALANSGDVQILGAPGTDDPTELVARGVARIPEDRHATGVVGEMPLWENIISEERRSREIARAGIVIDKGKALERTRELIQEFDIRCEGPEAETRLLSGGNMQKLILARVLSRGPRFILANQPVRGLDEGAIAYVQRRLLEARKDGAGILLISEDLDELFALSDRIAVMYHGHLTPARPVSELTVGEVGLMMSGHGAEAA
- a CDS encoding ABC transporter permease, yielding MRIEARQQVEVWRVILAPVLAVLAALVLGAGLILWAGEAVLASYWALLRGALGSAFAINETLTRTTPLIFTGLAAAVAFRAKFYNIGAEGQLYCGALAATFFGTGLVGLPPFLMIPFLMLVGAIAGGAILIVPVLLKTHMKVDEVVTTLLLNFVILLLVGYLLEGPWKDPMSLGWPQAAPIVDEGVWPPLLAKGRLHLGFIFALVAAVLAWALMRFTVWGYEIRAVGLNASAAGFAGIGVNATVIRTALISGGLAGIAGVSEVAGLKGYLTLDLSPGFGYAGIAVAMLAQLHPLGVILSAFFISAVYVGADAMSRTTDIPTYIADVLVGLSVLTILVSVMLTRYRIRWS
- a CDS encoding YtoQ family protein — translated: MAELEVYLSGEIHTDWRKEIEDAAKSASLDIAFTAPVTVHENSDDCGVTILGAEENNFWADHKGAKINAIRTRTLIERADVVVVRFGDKYKQWNAAFDAGYAAALGKPLIVQHDPSLTHPLKEVDGAALAVAETPAQVAAILRYVMTGELQSAV